The following nucleotide sequence is from Bacteroidota bacterium.
CTCGCAAAATTGCTCCAGTTCCGCTTCGCTTCTCGGCTCCTGTCCGCCAAAATCGTTGCAGGGAAATCCAACCACTTCCACTTTGTCTTTAAAGTTTTGATGCAGTTCTTCTAGTTGGGCGTATTGCGGGGTATAGCCACATTCCGAAGCAGTATTAACCAATAAGATTTTCTTTCCCCTAAAAGCAGACAACTTTAGTTTGGCTCCTTTAATGTCCTTTAATTCGAAATCATAAACAGTTTTATTCATAGGGACAAAAATAGGGAATGATTTGAGGTGGGAAACTGGTACTGCAGTCAGCACCTTTACAAAATAGTGGAGGGGGGGGGGGGGGAAAGAAAAAAGTTCTCTTTTGTTGGGATAAGGGGAGGGAGGCAGAATCTTTCTTTTTGAACACTAA
It contains:
- a CDS encoding redoxin domain-containing protein produces the protein MNKTVYDFELKDIKGAKLKLSAFRGKKILLVNTASECGYTPQYAQLEELHQNFKDKVEVVGFPCNDFGGQEPRSEAELEQFCELNYGVTFPQSSKIKILGHESHPLYQYLTQKKLNGFADSEVKWNFQKYLCDENGKLIGVFSHAVSPVSEEILHAIEKQDAL